A genomic segment from Pseudomonas sp. S09G 359 encodes:
- a CDS encoding esterase-like activity of phytase family protein, producing the protein MRTGFALAILMLSGLAATTVVAAPAAELKLVSEHPVDGMRGGNLSGLALCGKDLWTVSDRDDDQIYRLDISAPTWQAEAVKIEVPPVPESGLPWGLRSRTKAASFIRGGDLDFEGVTCDAAGNRYIVSEAHAAVLQVPVSGAPEWLKIAPGMVREARASGMLLHFNALFEGLAINPEGNQIWLAAERERRGLISIKRGQSVWDCDGPCVLLSEAGQEVQPAKFTNAKAVSKDFADLALFNGKLFTLERNAFQICRRDAVTAKVELCWSFADETLTPERRYAQPYGLAEALVIDTDGLWLGIDNNFGPRADGEKRPVVYRFAAPAGGWSAQP; encoded by the coding sequence ATGCGAACAGGTTTCGCCCTGGCGATCCTGATGTTGAGCGGGTTGGCGGCGACCACGGTGGTCGCCGCGCCTGCGGCTGAGCTTAAACTTGTGTCCGAACACCCGGTGGACGGTATGCGCGGCGGTAACCTGTCGGGCCTGGCCCTGTGCGGCAAGGACTTGTGGACGGTTTCCGACCGTGATGACGACCAGATCTACCGCCTGGATATCAGTGCGCCGACCTGGCAGGCCGAAGCGGTGAAGATCGAAGTGCCGCCGGTGCCCGAGTCCGGTTTGCCTTGGGGGTTGCGCTCGCGCACCAAGGCCGCTTCATTCATTCGCGGTGGCGACCTGGATTTCGAAGGCGTCACCTGTGATGCTGCCGGCAACCGCTACATCGTCAGTGAAGCCCACGCCGCCGTGCTGCAAGTACCGGTGAGCGGGGCGCCCGAGTGGTTGAAGATTGCCCCAGGCATGGTGCGTGAGGCCCGGGCCAGTGGCATGTTGCTGCACTTCAATGCGTTATTCGAAGGCCTGGCGATAAATCCAGAAGGTAATCAGATTTGGCTGGCGGCCGAGCGCGAGCGACGCGGCTTAATTTCCATCAAGCGCGGGCAGAGTGTGTGGGATTGTGACGGCCCCTGCGTGTTGCTGAGCGAGGCCGGCCAGGAAGTGCAACCTGCCAAGTTCACCAATGCCAAGGCGGTGTCCAAGGATTTTGCCGACCTGGCGCTGTTCAACGGCAAGCTGTTTACTTTGGAGCGCAATGCGTTCCAGATTTGTCGGCGCGATGCCGTCACGGCCAAGGTCGAGCTGTGCTGGTCGTTCGCCGACGAGACCCTGACGCCCGAGCGCCGCTACGCCCAGCCCTACGGCTTGGCCGAAGCCTTGGTGATCGACACCGATGGCCTGTGGCTGGGCATCGACAACAATTTCGGCCCGCGCGCCGATGGTGAAAAACGCCCGGTGGTCTATCGTTTCGCGGCCCCGGCCGGTGGCTGGAGTGCCCAGCCATGA
- the parC gene encoding DNA topoisomerase IV subunit A, giving the protein MSDILADSLDGVERRSLADFTENAYLNYSMYVIMDRALPHIGDGLKPVQRRIIYAMSELGLDADSKHKKSARTVGDVLGKFHPHGDSACYEAMVLMAQPFSYRYTLVDGQGNWGAPDDPKSFAAMRYTEARLSRYSEVLLSELGQGTADWGPNFDGTLDEPLVLPARLPNILLNGTTGIAVGMATDVPPHNLREVATACVRLLDEPKATVEQLCEHIQGPDYPTEAEIITPRADLLKMYETGKGSVRMRAVYHIEDGDIIVTALPHQVSGAKVLEQIAALMQAKPSKLPQVADLRDESDHENPCRIVIIPTNSRVDHEVLMQHLFASTDLESSYRVNVNIIGLDGKPQLKNLRNLLVEWLEFRVNTVRRRLQFRLDKVERRLHLLDGLLIAYLNLDEVIHIIRTAEHPKAELIARFELSEIQADYILDTRLRQLARLEEMKLRDEQDALLKEQAKLQALLGSEAKLKKLVRSELIKDAETYGDDRRSPIVQRAEAKALTETELLPNEKITVVLSEKGWVRSAKGHDIDATGLSYKAGDGFKTAAAGRSNQFAVFIDSTGRSYSVPAHTLPSARGQGEPLTGRLTPPPGANFECVLLPDDDALYVIASDAGYGFVVKGEDLQAKNKAGKALLSLPNNAKVILPRPVEDRESNWLASVTTEGRLLVFKISDLPQLGKGKGNKIIGIPGERVASREEYVTDIAVIPEGSTLVLQAGKRTLSLRPDDLEHYKGERGRRGNKLPRGFQRVDALLVETPV; this is encoded by the coding sequence ATGAGTGACATCCTCGCAGACAGCTTAGATGGCGTAGAACGCCGGTCGCTGGCTGACTTCACCGAAAATGCCTACCTCAACTACTCCATGTACGTGATCATGGACCGCGCCCTGCCGCATATCGGCGACGGCCTGAAGCCGGTACAACGGCGCATCATCTACGCCATGAGTGAGTTGGGCCTGGACGCCGATTCCAAGCACAAGAAGTCGGCGCGTACCGTCGGTGACGTGCTGGGTAAGTTCCACCCCCACGGCGACTCGGCGTGCTACGAAGCCATGGTGCTGATGGCCCAGCCGTTCAGCTACCGCTACACGCTGGTGGACGGCCAGGGTAACTGGGGTGCGCCGGATGATCCCAAGTCCTTCGCGGCCATGCGTTACACCGAGGCGCGCCTGTCGCGTTATTCGGAAGTATTGCTGAGTGAGCTGGGTCAGGGCACCGCCGACTGGGGCCCGAACTTCGACGGCACCCTCGATGAACCCCTGGTGTTGCCGGCACGTTTGCCGAATATCCTGCTCAATGGCACCACCGGTATCGCGGTCGGCATGGCCACCGACGTGCCGCCGCACAACCTGCGCGAAGTCGCCACGGCCTGCGTACGCCTGCTGGATGAGCCAAAGGCTACGGTCGAGCAGCTCTGCGAGCATATCCAGGGCCCGGACTACCCGACCGAAGCAGAAATCATCACACCGCGTGCCGACCTGCTGAAGATGTACGAAACCGGCAAGGGCTCGGTGCGCATGCGCGCCGTTTACCACATCGAAGACGGCGACATCATTGTTACCGCGCTGCCGCACCAGGTGTCCGGCGCCAAGGTGCTGGAGCAGATCGCCGCGTTGATGCAGGCCAAACCGTCGAAACTGCCGCAAGTCGCCGACCTGCGTGACGAGTCCGACCACGAAAACCCTTGCCGCATCGTGATCATCCCGACCAACAGCCGGGTCGATCACGAAGTGCTGATGCAGCACCTGTTCGCCAGCACCGACCTGGAGTCGAGCTACCGGGTCAACGTCAACATCATTGGCCTGGACGGCAAGCCGCAGCTGAAAAACCTGCGCAACCTGCTGGTCGAGTGGCTGGAGTTCCGGGTCAATACCGTGCGCCGCCGCCTGCAGTTCCGCCTGGACAAGGTCGAGCGCCGCCTGCACCTGTTGGACGGCTTGCTGATTGCCTATCTCAACCTGGATGAAGTGATCCACATCATCCGTACCGCCGAGCACCCGAAAGCCGAGCTGATTGCGCGTTTCGAGCTGAGCGAGATCCAGGCCGACTACATCCTCGACACCCGCTTGCGTCAGTTGGCGCGGTTGGAAGAGATGAAGTTGCGTGATGAGCAAGACGCCCTGCTCAAGGAGCAAGCCAAGCTGCAAGCCCTGCTGGGCAGCGAAGCCAAGCTCAAGAAACTGGTGCGCAGCGAGTTGATCAAGGACGCCGAAACCTATGGCGATGACCGTCGTTCGCCAATCGTGCAGCGCGCCGAAGCCAAGGCTCTGACAGAAACCGAGCTGCTGCCGAACGAGAAAATTACCGTCGTTCTGTCGGAAAAGGGTTGGGTTCGCTCTGCCAAAGGGCATGATATTGACGCCACCGGTTTGTCGTACAAGGCCGGTGATGGCTTCAAGACGGCTGCGGCCGGGCGTTCCAACCAGTTTGCGGTGTTTATCGACTCCACCGGGCGCAGTTATTCGGTGCCGGCCCACACCCTGCCATCGGCACGCGGTCAGGGCGAGCCGCTGACCGGGCGTCTGACGCCACCACCGGGGGCAAATTTTGAATGTGTGCTGCTGCCGGACGACGACGCGCTGTATGTGATCGCTTCCGACGCGGGTTACGGGTTCGTGGTCAAGGGTGAAGACCTGCAGGCCAAGAACAAGGCAGGCAAGGCGCTGTTGAGCCTGCCGAACAACGCCAAGGTGATTCTGCCGCGGCCGGTGGAGGATCGCGAAAGCAATTGGCTGGCCTCGGTGACCACCGAAGGGCGCTTGCTGGTGTTCAAGATCAGCGATCTGCCACAGCTGGGCAAAGGTAAGGGCAACAAGATCATTGGCATTCCTGGCGAGCGGGTGGCCAGTCGCGAAGAGTACGTGACCGACATCGCAGTGATTCCGGAAGGCTCCACCCTGGTGCTCCAGGCCGGCAAGCGCACGTTGTCATTGCGCCCTGACGACCTCGAACATTACAAGGGCGAGCGCGGTCGTCGCGGTAATAAACTGCCTCGCGGTTTCCAACGCGTTGATGCTTTATTGGTGGAAACGCCCGTTTAA
- a CDS encoding membrane integrity-associated transporter subunit PqiC: MTAPRLPFIFMLAGLLGLAGCSTHQPVSLYQLDSGSPAQPAQTAGMAVLLGPVVVADYLQRETLLQRQNDGSLQGSTDGRWAGSLSSDINQLMLRQVAGQLDSQRVVLAPAPAGFSPDVQVLLTITRLDSGASQPAILDAQWRLIDRRGQVRDSRIVHLQEQHTGTTASQVQAQGVLLQNLAQQLSVALKPLANQPPIAEAPRKPAPVQARPAEPQKPKMPMAVPIRTDMEVFRF; this comes from the coding sequence ATGACTGCTCCACGCCTTCCTTTTATTTTCATGCTCGCTGGCCTTTTGGGGTTGGCGGGTTGCAGCACGCACCAACCGGTGTCGCTGTACCAGCTGGACAGCGGAAGCCCAGCTCAACCAGCCCAAACCGCTGGCATGGCGGTTTTGCTGGGCCCGGTGGTCGTCGCTGACTACCTGCAACGCGAAACCCTGCTGCAACGTCAGAACGACGGCAGCCTGCAAGGTTCCACTGATGGTCGTTGGGCGGGCAGTTTATCGTCCGACATCAACCAGCTGATGCTGCGCCAGGTGGCGGGTCAGCTCGACAGCCAGCGTGTGGTACTTGCGCCTGCGCCCGCCGGCTTCAGCCCGGATGTGCAGGTCTTGCTGACGATCACTCGGCTCGACTCCGGTGCTTCGCAGCCGGCGATCCTTGACGCGCAGTGGCGCTTGATCGACCGCCGTGGCCAGGTGCGCGACAGCCGCATCGTGCACCTGCAGGAGCAACACACCGGTACCACCGCGTCCCAGGTCCAGGCCCAGGGCGTGCTGCTGCAGAACCTGGCGCAGCAGTTGTCGGTGGCCCTCAAGCCATTGGCCAACCAGCCGCCGATTGCCGAAGCGCCCCGCAAGCCGGCACCCGTGCAGGCCCGGCCGGCAGAGCCACAGAAACCGAAGATGCCGATGGCCGTACCGATTCGTACGGATATGGAAGTGTTCAGGTTCTGA
- a CDS encoding AhpA/YtjB family protein — protein sequence MNRPTPVKTDNFFLLIFRALRHRRVPIALRIASHNVILVALALVIYACVMGLQFKQAMHEQADALGESLTTQTATSATELLVSNDILSLNVLLNNLTKNPLVAHAAIYSVDNRIMAEAGQRPKNGLLGEAEGLYQSNITFQDVKAGQLRISLDMQQFQQPMTISLQSMGILSAILLALALALSLRLGRHISTPLMQLRIWLRDIDEHTPATDRQDEIGDLARQLHASFAPEPAPRAAEPEPDYDDTDYGDEPEFEVRNLRDPGFDESAPVAGLKPATRQAFKAEEDELDDEDPFADLRDTSASSPAVAPKPAPERNAEPQHSAVLAVQLGAQDQLRRLPRARLTELLERYRDCLDQAASLYQSELHTLNDGSTLMLFHSEDSGEDYLTNAICCGELLRALGHALQIEVADSGITLQLQLGLTVGDDLFGMSQIDLLLTEIAQDALALSQHSRNLLLVERKISEDALIRQRARIRPIASPEGASCVERLMEPYPSMLERQLARMHETRKP from the coding sequence GTGAACCGGCCCACGCCAGTAAAAACCGATAACTTCTTCCTGCTGATCTTCCGGGCACTGCGCCACCGCCGTGTACCGATCGCATTGCGCATCGCCAGCCATAACGTGATCCTGGTCGCCCTGGCCCTGGTGATCTATGCCTGCGTGATGGGTTTGCAGTTCAAGCAGGCCATGCACGAGCAAGCCGACGCGCTGGGTGAGAGCCTCACCACCCAGACCGCCACCTCGGCGACCGAGCTGTTGGTGTCCAACGACATCCTCAGCCTCAACGTGCTGCTCAACAACCTGACCAAGAACCCGCTGGTGGCCCACGCCGCCATCTACAGCGTTGATAACCGGATCATGGCCGAAGCCGGGCAGCGCCCGAAAAACGGCCTGCTGGGCGAAGCGGAAGGCTTGTACCAGAGCAATATTACATTTCAGGATGTGAAGGCCGGCCAACTGCGCATCAGCCTCGACATGCAGCAGTTCCAGCAGCCGATGACCATCAGCCTGCAGAGCATGGGCATCCTCAGCGCAATCCTGCTGGCCTTGGCCCTGGCCTTGAGCCTGCGCCTGGGTCGGCATATCTCCACGCCGCTGATGCAACTGCGCATCTGGCTGCGGGATATCGACGAACACACCCCGGCCACCGACCGCCAGGATGAGATCGGCGACCTGGCGCGCCAACTGCACGCCAGCTTTGCCCCGGAGCCAGCGCCCCGCGCGGCTGAGCCCGAACCTGACTACGACGACACCGACTACGGCGACGAGCCCGAGTTTGAAGTGCGTAACCTGCGCGACCCGGGCTTCGATGAAAGCGCCCCGGTGGCCGGCCTGAAACCGGCAACGCGCCAGGCGTTCAAGGCGGAAGAAGACGAACTGGACGACGAAGACCCCTTCGCCGACCTGCGCGACACCTCGGCCAGCAGCCCGGCCGTCGCGCCGAAGCCGGCCCCCGAGCGCAACGCCGAACCCCAGCACAGCGCCGTACTGGCCGTGCAACTGGGCGCCCAGGACCAATTGCGTCGCCTGCCCCGCGCCCGCCTGACCGAGCTGCTGGAGCGCTACCGCGACTGCCTCGACCAGGCCGCCTCGCTGTATCAAAGCGAGCTGCATACCCTAAACGACGGCAGCACGCTGATGCTGTTCCACAGTGAAGACAGCGGCGAAGACTACCTGACCAACGCCATCTGCTGCGGCGAGCTGTTGCGCGCCCTGGGCCATGCCCTGCAGATCGAAGTGGCTGACAGCGGCATCACCCTGCAACTGCAATTGGGCCTGACGGTTGGCGACGACTTGTTTGGCATGAGCCAGATCGACCTGCTGCTCACCGAAATCGCCCAGGACGCGCTGGCCTTGTCGCAACACAGCCGCAACCTGTTGCTGGTGGAGCGCAAGATCAGTGAAGACGCCTTGATTCGCCAGCGCGCGCGTATCCGCCCGATTGCCAGCCCGGAGGGTGCCAGTTGCGTGGAGCGGCTGATGGAGCCGTACCCGTCGATGCTGGAGCGGCAGTTGGCGCGCATGCACGAGACCCGCAAGCCCTGA
- the serB gene encoding phosphoserine phosphatase SerB codes for MREIVLINITGEDRPGLTAAITGVLAQGGVNILDIGQAVIHDTLSFGILVEIPSTEQASSVLKDILFTAYKLDQQVRFTPVSEEDYQHWVAGQGKKRHIVTLLTRKVTAEQLQRVSSITAQYGLNIDHIDRLSGRMPLDTPADKGKGCIEFSVRGEPADPQALRAEFLSVAQELNVDIAFQEDSLFRRNRRLAVFDMDSTLIEAEVIDELAKAAGVGEQVSEITERAMAGELDFRASFKERLALLKGLDVSVLDSIGASLRLTEGAETLFAELKRLGYKTAILSGGFTYFAKQLQAKLGIDYVFANELEVVDGKVTGVAVEPIVDAQRKADLLKELAHKEGLRLEQTIAVGDGANDLPMLAIAGLGVAFRAKPLVKQSAKQAISTLGLDGVLYLLGFRDRDGQL; via the coding sequence TTGCGCGAAATTGTCCTGATAAACATCACCGGTGAAGACCGCCCGGGTCTCACCGCTGCCATTACCGGTGTTCTGGCCCAGGGTGGTGTGAACATTCTCGACATCGGCCAGGCGGTGATCCACGACACCCTGTCGTTCGGCATCCTGGTGGAAATCCCCAGCACCGAGCAGGCCTCGTCGGTGCTCAAGGACATCCTGTTTACCGCCTATAAGCTGGACCAGCAGGTGCGTTTCACGCCGGTGTCCGAAGAGGATTACCAACATTGGGTGGCCGGCCAGGGCAAGAAGCGTCACATCGTCACCCTGCTGACCCGCAAGGTCACCGCCGAACAATTGCAGCGTGTCAGCTCGATCACTGCGCAGTACGGCTTGAATATCGACCACATTGACCGTCTGTCGGGCCGCATGCCATTGGACACTCCTGCCGACAAGGGCAAGGGCTGCATCGAGTTCTCGGTACGCGGTGAGCCGGCCGACCCGCAGGCCCTGCGCGCCGAATTCCTCAGCGTGGCCCAGGAGCTGAATGTCGATATCGCCTTCCAGGAAGACTCACTGTTCCGTCGCAACCGCCGCCTGGCGGTGTTTGACATGGACTCCACGCTGATCGAAGCCGAAGTCATCGACGAGCTGGCCAAGGCCGCCGGCGTGGGCGAACAGGTGTCCGAGATCACCGAGCGCGCGATGGCGGGTGAGCTGGATTTCCGGGCGAGCTTCAAGGAGCGCCTGGCCCTGCTCAAAGGTTTGGACGTGAGCGTGCTGGACTCCATCGGTGCTTCGCTGCGCCTGACCGAGGGCGCTGAAACGCTGTTCGCCGAACTCAAGCGCCTGGGCTACAAGACCGCAATCCTGTCCGGCGGCTTCACCTACTTCGCCAAGCAATTGCAGGCCAAGCTGGGCATCGACTACGTGTTCGCCAACGAGCTGGAAGTGGTCGATGGCAAAGTGACGGGTGTGGCGGTGGAGCCGATTGTCGACGCGCAGCGCAAAGCGGACTTGCTGAAAGAATTGGCCCACAAGGAAGGTTTGCGCCTGGAACAGACCATTGCGGTCGGTGACGGTGCGAATGACTTGCCGATGCTGGCGATTGCCGGGCTGGGCGTGGCGTTCCGCGCCAAACCATTGGTGAAACAGTCGGCCAAGCAGGCGATTTCGACGTTGGGGCTGGACGGCGTGCTGTACCTGCTGGGCTTCCGAGATCGCGATGGCCAGCTGTAA
- the asd gene encoding archaetidylserine decarboxylase (Phosphatidylserine decarboxylase is synthesized as a single chain precursor. Generation of the pyruvoyl active site from a Ser is coupled to cleavage of a Gly-Ser bond between the larger (beta) and smaller (alpha chains). It is an integral membrane protein.), with product MKKQLFILSQYLLPHHLLSRLAGCIAECRVRWFKNAFTTWFAKRYQVDMSQALVEDVTAYEHFNAFFTRALKDGARPLDQTPGAVLSPADGAISQLGPIEHGRVFQAKGHSFSVLELLGGDAAVAAPFMGGDFATVYLSPKDYHRVHMPLAGTLREMVYIPGRIFSVNQTTAENVPELFARNERVACIFDTERGPMAVVLVGAMIVASIETVWAGLVTPPKRELKTFRYDEAARAPIHLEKGAELGRFKLGSTAIVLFGPDQVKWAEELVAGSPVQMGQGMALPKA from the coding sequence ATGAAAAAGCAGTTGTTTATCCTCAGCCAGTACCTGCTGCCGCACCACCTGCTGTCGCGGTTGGCCGGCTGCATTGCCGAGTGCCGCGTGCGCTGGTTCAAGAACGCGTTCACCACGTGGTTCGCCAAGCGCTATCAAGTGGACATGTCCCAGGCCCTGGTCGAAGACGTAACCGCCTACGAGCACTTCAATGCCTTCTTCACCCGCGCCTTGAAAGACGGCGCCCGCCCGCTGGATCAAACCCCAGGCGCGGTGCTGAGCCCAGCCGACGGCGCGATCAGCCAACTCGGCCCGATCGAGCATGGCCGGGTGTTCCAGGCCAAGGGCCACAGCTTCAGCGTGCTGGAACTGCTGGGCGGCGATGCGGCCGTGGCGGCGCCCTTCATGGGCGGTGATTTCGCCACTGTGTATCTGTCACCGAAGGACTACCACCGCGTGCACATGCCACTGGCCGGCACGCTGCGCGAGATGGTCTACATTCCTGGGCGCATCTTCTCGGTGAACCAGACTACCGCCGAAAACGTCCCGGAACTGTTCGCACGTAACGAACGTGTAGCGTGCATTTTCGACACCGAACGCGGCCCGATGGCCGTGGTATTGGTGGGCGCGATGATTGTCGCGTCGATTGAAACCGTGTGGGCCGGCTTGGTCACGCCGCCGAAACGCGAGCTGAAAACCTTCCGCTACGACGAAGCCGCACGCGCGCCGATCCACCTGGAAAAAGGTGCGGAGCTGGGTCGCTTCAAGCTGGGTTCGACCGCGATTGTGCTGTTCGGGCCGGATCAGGTGAAGTGGGCTGAAGAGTTGGTGGCGGGTTCGCCGGTGCAGATGGGCCAGGGTATGGCACTGCCGAAAGCTTGA
- a CDS encoding rhodanese-like domain-containing protein translates to MPDFSGLPLVIESSDLIGQLDAEHLIVVDLTSAARYAEGHIPGAHFVDPKRTQLGQPPAPGLLPHKAELEKLFGELGHTPDATYVVYDDEGGGWAGRFIWMLDVIGHQKYHYLDGGLLAWLEEKHPVSTEVPAPVGGPVSLTLHDGPTATREYLQSRLGAADLGIWDARGPLEYSGEKVLAAKGGHIPGAVNFEWTAGMDKARNLRIRRDMPQILEDLGLTKDKEIITHCQTHHRSGFTYLVAKALGYPRVKGYAGSWGEWGNHPDTPVEI, encoded by the coding sequence ATGCCTGACTTCTCTGGCTTGCCGCTGGTGATCGAATCCAGCGACCTTATCGGTCAACTGGATGCCGAACACCTGATTGTGGTGGACCTCACCAGTGCCGCCCGCTACGCCGAAGGGCACATCCCCGGCGCGCATTTCGTTGACCCCAAGCGCACCCAACTGGGCCAGCCGCCGGCACCCGGCCTGCTGCCCCACAAGGCCGAGCTGGAAAAACTCTTCGGCGAACTCGGCCACACGCCGGACGCCACCTACGTGGTCTACGACGACGAAGGCGGTGGCTGGGCCGGGCGCTTCATCTGGATGCTCGACGTGATCGGCCACCAGAAATACCACTACCTCGACGGCGGCCTGCTGGCGTGGCTGGAGGAAAAACACCCGGTTTCCACCGAGGTGCCCGCCCCGGTCGGCGGCCCGGTCAGCCTCACGCTGCACGACGGCCCCACCGCTACCCGCGAGTACCTGCAAAGCCGCCTCGGCGCGGCCGACCTGGGCATCTGGGACGCGCGCGGCCCGCTGGAGTACTCCGGTGAAAAAGTGCTGGCGGCCAAAGGCGGGCATATCCCTGGCGCGGTGAATTTCGAATGGACCGCCGGTATGGACAAGGCGCGCAACCTGCGCATCCGCCGCGACATGCCGCAGATCCTCGAAGACCTCGGGCTGACCAAAGATAAAGAAATCATCACCCACTGCCAGACTCACCACCGCTCTGGCTTCACCTACCTGGTGGCCAAGGCGCTCGGTTATCCGCGAGTCAAAGGTTATGCCGGTTCCTGGGGCGAATGGGGCAACCACCCCGACACCCCCGTTGAGATTTAA
- a CDS encoding HDOD domain-containing protein → MANETTVPTAKPNSLAAWIKRLDDVLLPVPQSSHDRVCKGIRDSRSSLRDIAELMQSSPALVLSVMREANSHTHGSLAAPAENLEVALNRLGLKRAEELLARLPSVPDAEIPVALRQLLLVSQHASQQANGLFGSRLARLWQDIHWGSLLFLSPLWPMVVAYPKLLEEWELRVIHKGERARKVEQELFGVRLLDLCLGLTETWHLPIWVSQGYTLLRNEQRLLVKALHIAREDDPLRHQQLLDAEPNLRRWLNQPANTVLLANGLAMSAQESWTCPHTLRWQYLTALYLQQPLGEVQQQVHQQAVTSARSTLMPDLWHPALSLIWPWHVQKIHRGLLPAPPPTAEALAVWRKRCTELLVEPSRFANAMHLTTCAREALVASGMQRVMLLMTDRAQSTLRVHQVDGLPKDADNLSLDVVNSTLLQRLLEKSAQVRLTPDNHAQFSALLPPILRRLFTGEHLLLRSLSCNGKVVMLMVADQGGGPFSETTVQAFGKTAQCIEKALHSFTNRNA, encoded by the coding sequence ATGGCTAATGAAACGACAGTCCCAACTGCAAAACCCAATTCTCTCGCCGCTTGGATCAAGCGCCTGGACGATGTGCTGCTGCCTGTTCCCCAGAGTAGCCATGACCGTGTGTGCAAAGGCATCCGCGATAGCCGCAGCTCGTTGCGAGATATTGCCGAACTGATGCAAAGCAGCCCGGCTCTGGTGCTCAGCGTGATGCGCGAGGCCAACAGCCACACCCATGGCAGCCTGGCGGCCCCCGCAGAAAACCTCGAAGTCGCGCTCAACCGCCTGGGCCTCAAGCGCGCCGAGGAATTGCTGGCGCGCCTGCCCTCGGTGCCCGACGCGGAAATCCCCGTGGCCTTGCGCCAGTTGCTGCTGGTGAGCCAGCACGCCTCGCAGCAAGCCAATGGCTTGTTCGGCAGCCGCTTGGCGCGGCTGTGGCAAGACATCCACTGGGGCAGCCTGCTGTTTCTGTCGCCGCTGTGGCCAATGGTGGTGGCCTATCCCAAGCTTCTGGAAGAATGGGAACTGCGCGTTATCCATAAAGGCGAGCGGGCCCGCAAGGTCGAACAGGAACTGTTCGGCGTACGCCTGCTGGACCTGTGCCTGGGCCTGACCGAAACCTGGCACCTGCCGATCTGGGTCTCCCAGGGCTATACCTTGCTGCGCAACGAGCAGCGTCTGCTGGTCAAGGCGCTGCACATTGCCCGCGAAGACGACCCGTTGCGCCATCAGCAGTTGCTCGATGCCGAACCCAACCTGCGCCGCTGGCTGAACCAGCCGGCCAATACGGTGCTGCTGGCCAATGGCCTGGCGATGTCGGCCCAGGAATCCTGGACCTGCCCGCACACCCTGCGCTGGCAATACCTCACTGCGCTGTACCTGCAACAGCCTCTGGGCGAGGTGCAGCAACAGGTTCACCAGCAAGCCGTCACCAGCGCCCGCAGCACCTTGATGCCCGACCTCTGGCACCCGGCGCTGTCGCTGATCTGGCCGTGGCACGTGCAAAAAATTCACCGCGGTCTGCTGCCTGCCCCGCCCCCCACCGCCGAGGCCCTGGCCGTGTGGCGCAAGCGCTGCACCGAGTTGCTGGTGGAGCCAAGCCGCTTTGCCAACGCCATGCACCTGACCACCTGCGCCCGCGAGGCTCTGGTAGCCAGCGGCATGCAACGGGTCATGCTGTTGATGACCGATCGCGCGCAGAGCACCTTGCGGGTGCACCAGGTCGACGGCCTGCCCAAGGATGCCGACAACCTGAGCCTGGATGTGGTCAACAGCACATTGCTGCAGCGCCTGCTGGAAAAGTCCGCGCAAGTGCGACTCACGCCAGACAACCACGCCCAGTTCTCGGCCCTGCTGCCGCCGATCCTGCGTCGGCTGTTCACCGGTGAACACCTGCTACTGCGTTCCTTGAGCTGCAACGGCAAGGTGGTGATGCTGATGGTGGCCGACCAGGGCGGTGGGCCGTTCTCGGAAACCACCGTGCAGGCCTTCGGCAAAACCGCCCAATGCATCGAGAAAGCCCTGCACAGCTTTACCAACCGCAACGCCTGA